One genomic window of Aquificaceae bacterium includes the following:
- a CDS encoding C40 family peptidase, whose translation MRVVIGAVLLNVGLSLANADGIVLTALTYMERPYQFGANELYRMDCSAFVQRVFEVNGIKLPRSTAEQAKVGVQVERDRLRPGDLLFFTTYRPGPSHVGIYLGNGRFVHASEKTGITVSRIDETYWQRRFLFARRLEHSANDYARLEGRQTARTITPEGDEIGDLIFILSNR comes from the coding sequence ATGAGGGTGGTAATAGGGGCAGTGCTTCTGAACGTGGGACTTTCACTGGCAAACGCTGATGGAATTGTTCTAACCGCTCTGACCTACATGGAAAGACCCTATCAATTCGGTGCCAACGAGCTATACAGGATGGACTGCTCTGCCTTTGTTCAGAGAGTCTTTGAAGTAAACGGTATAAAGTTGCCAAGAAGCACTGCGGAACAGGCAAAGGTAGGAGTGCAGGTAGAACGGGACAGGCTAAGACCGGGAGACCTTCTCTTTTTCACCACCTACAGACCTGGACCATCCCATGTGGGCATATATTTGGGAAATGGTAGATTTGTGCATGCCAGCGAAAAGACAGGTATAACAGTAAGCAGAATTGATGAAACATACTGGCAGAGAAGGTTCCTCTTCGCAAGGAGGCTGGAACATAGCGCCAATGATTACGCAAGGCTTGAAGGAAGGCAAACAGCTCGCACCATAACCCCAGAGGGCGATGAGATTGGAGACCTCATCTTCATACTTTCTAACCGTTAA
- the plsX gene encoding phosphate acyltransferase PlsX, which translates to MTRIAVDCMGGDYAPEEIVKGCILAYRELGLESVLVGDEEKIRRVLEREKFDSLEIVHAPDLVQMHEPPSNVLKKKLSSLFVAGKLVREGLADGLVSAGNTGAVLTVGKFVIGSIEELERPAIGVALPNPKGKTVLIDVGANVDCKPKHLLHFAVIGHTYAEEILGIKNPRVGILSIGEEEGKGNELVKETYPLLKASRLNFLGNAEGRDIYAGTFDVIVCDGFVGNVILKASESLGFAVLQMIKEEVQKSLLAKLGAVLMKPALNNFRKKADFAEYGGIPLLGAKKPVIITHGRANAKAIRNAIRVANEFLTHHFNERLSENLKNLLPQEVKV; encoded by the coding sequence ATGACAAGAATAGCGGTTGACTGTATGGGGGGGGACTATGCCCCAGAGGAGATAGTAAAAGGCTGTATTCTTGCATACAGAGAGCTGGGCCTTGAAAGTGTGCTTGTGGGTGATGAGGAGAAAATAAGGCGTGTGCTCGAGAGGGAAAAGTTTGATAGTCTTGAGATAGTGCATGCACCTGATTTGGTGCAGATGCATGAACCACCCTCCAATGTGCTTAAAAAGAAGCTCTCTTCTCTCTTTGTGGCCGGTAAGCTGGTAAGAGAGGGTCTTGCGGATGGGCTTGTATCAGCAGGAAATACAGGTGCAGTTCTTACTGTAGGTAAGTTCGTTATTGGTTCTATTGAGGAACTGGAGCGTCCTGCCATAGGGGTTGCCCTTCCGAACCCTAAGGGGAAAACGGTCCTTATTGACGTGGGTGCTAATGTGGATTGCAAGCCAAAGCATCTTCTCCACTTTGCAGTCATAGGACACACCTACGCCGAGGAGATACTTGGTATAAAAAACCCCAGGGTGGGTATTCTCAGCATAGGAGAAGAAGAGGGCAAGGGCAATGAGCTGGTAAAGGAAACATACCCCCTTCTGAAGGCGAGCAGACTTAACTTTCTGGGCAATGCAGAAGGCAGGGACATATACGCAGGCACCTTTGATGTGATAGTGTGCGACGGCTTTGTGGGTAATGTTATACTCAAGGCAAGTGAGAGCCTTGGTTTTGCAGTGCTTCAGATGATAAAGGAAGAGGTGCAGAAAAGCCTCCTGGCAAAGCTGGGAGCAGTGCTTATGAAGCCTGCTCTCAACAACTTCAGGAAAAAGGCAGACTTCGCGGAGTATGGAGGCATACCCCTCCTGGGGGCTAAAAAGCCAGTCATAATAACCCACGGAAGGGCAAACGCAAAGGCCATAAGAAACGCCATAAGGGTTGCAAACGAATTTCTGACACATCACTTCAACGAAAGGCTTTCAGAGAACCTGAAAAATTTACTCCCACAAGAGGTAAAAGTCTGA
- a CDS encoding site-specific DNA-methyltransferase, with amino-acid sequence MGRRLRRGTKTSSFGSAGRIAHDSASFYNRRLYTDFSGHLESKQKEVENPFPEELKNAIFCKSSESITEVPDSSIHLMVTSPPYNVGKDYDMDMSLEEYRDFLKRVWKEVYRVLVPGGRACINVANLGRKPYIPLHAYIIQDMLDIGFLMRGEIIWVKQGGGAPSTAWGTWLSAKNPVIRDEHEYILIFSKGFFERKTTGENTISREEFLSFTRSVWYMKSESAKRVGHPAPFPIELPYRLIQLYTFKGDVVLDPFMGSGQTAIASLMCERFYVGYEINPDYVELAKRRIEEYTRGG; translated from the coding sequence ATGGGCAGAAGATTAAGAAGAGGCACAAAGACAAGTTCCTTCGGCTCTGCTGGAAGGATAGCTCACGACTCGGCAAGTTTTTACAATAGAAGACTATATACTGATTTTAGTGGGCATCTAGAAAGCAAGCAGAAGGAGGTAGAAAATCCATTTCCGGAGGAATTAAAAAACGCTATTTTCTGTAAGTCTTCTGAAAGCATAACAGAAGTCCCCGATAGTAGCATCCACCTCATGGTAACCTCTCCGCCCTACAATGTGGGTAAGGATTACGACATGGATATGAGCCTTGAGGAATACAGGGATTTTCTAAAAAGAGTCTGGAAAGAGGTTTATAGAGTGCTTGTTCCTGGTGGGCGGGCGTGTATAAATGTGGCAAACCTCGGTAGAAAACCATACATTCCTCTGCACGCATACATAATTCAGGATATGCTTGATATAGGTTTTTTGATGCGGGGTGAGATAATATGGGTAAAACAGGGGGGAGGAGCTCCTTCAACTGCATGGGGCACATGGCTTAGTGCAAAAAACCCTGTGATAAGGGATGAGCACGAATATATTCTTATCTTTTCAAAGGGCTTCTTTGAGAGAAAAACTACAGGAGAAAACACCATAAGCAGAGAAGAGTTTTTGAGTTTTACGAGAAGCGTGTGGTATATGAAAAGTGAGAGCGCAAAAAGGGTGGGGCACCCTGCACCTTTTCCCATTGAGCTTCCCTACAGGCTCATTCAGCTATACACCTTTAAAGGTGATGTGGTGCTTGACCCCTTCATGGGTAGTGGACAGACCGCCATAGCAAGTCTTATGTGTGAAAGGTTCTATGTGGGATATGAGATAAACCCTGACTATGTGGAGCTTGCAAAGAGGAGGATAGAAGAATACACGAGAGGAGGTTAG
- a CDS encoding geranylgeranyl reductase family protein — MRFDAIVVGGGPAGASSAYHLSRKGLKVLLIEKENLPRFKLCAGCISARAIRLLPDGYQRLILNTIRAGRLGFRGLEETRAEAEGAVAHIVDRRDFDHFLVSKALEAGAELLRAEFLGFEREDEGYRVYTSWGTFEADLLVGADGFYSKVAKLLGYRKKKFFRSLELFTDGDMEDEVLIETGYVGRGYLWVFPHGDGISLGVASTGREDLLRILKDYSEKKGIKFHHPRGWHIPFVERDEDLHAGRERILLVGDAANMTDPLLGEGIYYALWGGKLLAEAIVENPSEPVGAYRKRLRPLVQELVYAGRIARLAYAFQSISYRMGKDFALKSFYKLLTGEKSYRDLYWRGLPGFLKHLTKAWLGGIMKPHEGGNRGSASERGTFTGKR, encoded by the coding sequence TTGCGGTTTGATGCCATAGTTGTAGGCGGCGGTCCTGCCGGGGCCTCCTCCGCATACCACCTTTCCAGAAAGGGGCTGAAGGTCCTTCTCATTGAGAAAGAAAACCTCCCCAGGTTCAAACTCTGCGCAGGCTGTATTTCTGCGAGAGCCATTAGACTTCTGCCTGATGGATACCAGAGGTTGATACTTAACACCATAAGAGCCGGAAGGCTTGGATTCAGGGGCCTTGAGGAGACAAGAGCGGAGGCAGAAGGGGCTGTGGCCCACATAGTGGACAGAAGGGACTTTGACCACTTCCTGGTCTCAAAGGCTCTGGAGGCTGGTGCGGAGCTCCTCCGTGCAGAGTTTCTCGGCTTTGAGAGAGAGGATGAAGGCTACAGAGTATACACCTCATGGGGAACTTTTGAGGCAGACCTTCTTGTGGGTGCAGATGGCTTTTATTCAAAGGTGGCAAAGCTCTTGGGATACAGAAAAAAGAAATTTTTCAGAAGTCTTGAGCTCTTCACTGACGGGGACATGGAAGATGAAGTGCTGATTGAGACGGGGTATGTGGGAAGGGGATACCTCTGGGTTTTTCCTCATGGAGATGGCATAAGCCTCGGAGTCGCAAGCACCGGCAGGGAAGACCTGCTGAGAATTCTCAAGGATTACTCTGAAAAAAAGGGTATAAAATTCCACCATCCCAGGGGATGGCACATACCCTTTGTGGAAAGAGATGAAGACCTCCATGCAGGCAGAGAGAGGATACTGCTTGTGGGAGACGCCGCAAACATGACTGACCCACTTCTTGGCGAGGGAATATACTATGCCCTCTGGGGAGGTAAGCTCCTTGCGGAGGCAATAGTGGAAAACCCTTCGGAACCCGTAGGGGCCTACAGAAAAAGGCTGAGGCCCCTTGTGCAGGAGCTCGTGTATGCAGGAAGGATTGCAAGGCTTGCCTATGCCTTTCAGAGTATATCCTACAGAATGGGTAAGGATTTTGCTCTCAAGAGTTTTTATAAACTTCTGACAGGGGAGAAGAGCTACAGAGACCTTTACTGGAGAGGGTTGCCGGGCTTTCTAAAACACTTGACTAAGGCCTGGCTAGGAGGTATAATGAAGCCCCATGAGGGTGGTAATAGGGGCAGTGCTTCTGAACGTGGGACTTTCACTGGCAAACGCTGA
- a CDS encoding SapC family protein yields the protein MKLFSNTILLDQEKHINLKWSCLKGACPHSCCLIPDRTFVVLEEVVSLSRHFPVVINIEVDQEGKEQRLFCAYFRLKEDWKGCIYLKDGVGCLLEEEKPYTCRQYPFFISGGYLALDLTCPGFSELEGEPIWEGQLINSCFEQGFYVYSLKLEEGKAQTEEFINLLFDLGLVVGGRVSYEGVEVSFNMVDEKRLFELSGDTLRWLSEKGYLKVIYAHLNSLQNWERLIRRYING from the coding sequence ATGAAGCTCTTCTCCAATACCATACTTCTTGACCAAGAAAAACACATAAACCTCAAGTGGTCATGTCTCAAAGGTGCATGCCCCCACAGCTGTTGCCTTATTCCTGATAGAACTTTTGTAGTTCTTGAGGAAGTTGTATCCCTCTCAAGACATTTTCCAGTGGTCATAAACATAGAAGTAGACCAGGAGGGCAAGGAGCAGAGGCTTTTTTGTGCATACTTCAGGCTAAAGGAAGACTGGAAGGGCTGTATATATCTAAAGGATGGTGTTGGCTGTCTTCTAGAGGAGGAAAAGCCCTACACATGCAGGCAGTATCCTTTTTTCATAAGTGGAGGCTATCTTGCCCTTGACCTTACCTGCCCTGGCTTCTCTGAACTGGAAGGAGAACCCATCTGGGAGGGTCAGCTGATAAACTCCTGCTTTGAGCAGGGTTTCTATGTTTACTCTCTCAAACTTGAGGAGGGTAAGGCTCAGACAGAGGAGTTTATCAACCTTCTTTTTGACCTTGGGCTTGTGGTGGGCGGGAGGGTTAGCTATGAGGGGGTAGAGGTCTCCTTTAACATGGTGGATGAGAAAAGACTTTTTGAACTTTCTGGGGATACCCTCAGATGGCTTTCAGAAAAGGGATATCTCAAAGTAATCTACGCCCACCTTAATTCCCTGCAGAACTGGGAGCGCCTGATAAGAAGGTATATTAACGGTTAG
- the frr gene encoding ribosome recycling factor, producing the protein MIEDIFKSVEEDMKKAVSYFKNEIAGLRTGRASTSLVEELKVDYYGSRVPLKQLGSISITDVNQITVQLWDANAVSSVEKAIMESLSLTPQRQGNVLRITLPPLTQERRKELVKMLHKMAEEARVAVRNIRRDAKDMLEELEGVSEDEIKRALEKLQKLTDKHIDEINQLAEAKEKEIMGG; encoded by the coding sequence ATGATAGAGGATATTTTTAAGAGCGTCGAAGAAGACATGAAAAAGGCGGTGAGCTACTTTAAGAATGAAATAGCTGGTCTGAGAACTGGTAGGGCAAGCACCTCTCTGGTGGAGGAGCTCAAAGTTGATTATTACGGCTCAAGAGTTCCACTGAAACAGCTTGGAAGTATAAGTATAACTGATGTGAACCAGATAACCGTCCAGTTGTGGGATGCAAACGCCGTGTCAAGCGTAGAGAAAGCAATAATGGAAAGCCTCAGCCTCACTCCCCAGAGGCAGGGCAATGTGCTCAGGATAACACTTCCGCCCCTTACACAGGAGAGAAGGAAAGAGCTTGTCAAGATGCTCCATAAAATGGCGGAGGAGGCAAGGGTAGCCGTAAGGAACATAAGGAGGGATGCGAAGGATATGCTTGAAGAGCTGGAGGGAGTATCTGAGGATGAGATAAAGAGGGCTCTGGAAAAGCTACAAAAGCTCACTGACAAACACATAGATGAGATAAACCAGCTCGCAGAGGCTAAGGAAAAGGAGATAATGGGTGGATGA
- a CDS encoding YceD family protein: MVKLNLKEIFKTRNRFSQSYLFKPEDIKLPPDLGEIREPISLYVEITKERGGYRVYMEIEGYVVLECSRCLTIYQKDIGRSESIRIEPYPTRDVLYLKPSELEVSFFEDEEAFDLTQLLREQIILSIPTKPLCSPDCMAGFQEQLESRVTTLGDLLKKSNML; this comes from the coding sequence ATGGTAAAGCTGAACTTAAAGGAAATATTCAAGACCAGGAACAGGTTTTCGCAGAGCTACCTTTTCAAACCTGAGGATATAAAACTGCCTCCGGACCTCGGCGAGATAAGGGAGCCCATTAGCCTGTACGTGGAAATAACAAAGGAAAGGGGTGGATACAGGGTATACATGGAGATTGAAGGATATGTGGTGCTTGAGTGCAGCCGGTGCCTTACCATATACCAAAAGGATATTGGCAGAAGTGAGTCTATAAGAATAGAGCCATATCCCACCAGAGATGTGCTTTATCTGAAGCCCTCAGAGCTTGAAGTATCCTTTTTTGAAGATGAGGAGGCCTTTGACCTTACACAGCTACTCAGGGAGCAGATAATCCTCAGTATACCCACAAAGCCCTTGTGCAGCCCCGACTGCATGGCCGGTTTTCAGGAACAGCTTGAAAGCAGAGTTACAACGCTCGGTGACCTTCTTAAGAAGAGCAATATGTTATAA
- a CDS encoding YvcK family protein gives MRLVAVGGGTGLSTLLRGLKEKVGREIEDLSAIVTVADSGGSTGRLRKLYNVPAPGDIRNCIVALSESEEIIRELFQFRFRGGELDGHAFGNLFLVALTEITGSFMHAVNIASQILRTRGEIIPATLESVQLCAEFSDGRMLCGEEEITEYGKSDGVRLKKIWIEPQGVKAPIDAVAKIESADMVVFGPGSLYTSIIPNLLISDIREAVLHSPALKVFVVNAMTQPGETDGFTAYDHIRAFREYTGIEKVDVALVNTKMPSDQVLRRYMAQRQEPVIPDIARIAREGIEVYAEDLIGEKEDFVRHDPKRLADLIVEVYRKHGVFS, from the coding sequence ATGAGGCTTGTAGCCGTAGGAGGAGGAACGGGGCTTTCCACCCTTCTGAGAGGTCTCAAGGAAAAGGTGGGCAGGGAAATAGAGGACCTTTCCGCCATAGTTACTGTGGCAGACAGCGGTGGGAGCACCGGAAGGCTCAGAAAACTCTACAACGTGCCAGCTCCTGGGGACATAAGAAACTGTATAGTGGCTCTGTCAGAAAGTGAAGAGATAATAAGGGAACTTTTTCAGTTTAGGTTCAGGGGTGGAGAGCTTGATGGACATGCCTTTGGAAACCTTTTTCTTGTTGCCCTCACAGAGATAACGGGCAGTTTTATGCATGCGGTAAACATAGCCTCTCAGATACTCAGGACTAGGGGAGAGATAATACCCGCAACCCTTGAAAGCGTTCAGCTCTGTGCAGAGTTTAGCGACGGCAGAATGCTCTGTGGTGAGGAAGAAATAACCGAATATGGAAAGTCCGATGGCGTCAGGCTCAAAAAGATATGGATAGAGCCTCAGGGTGTAAAGGCTCCCATAGATGCAGTAGCAAAAATAGAATCTGCTGACATGGTGGTCTTTGGTCCGGGGAGCCTTTATACCAGCATAATCCCCAACCTGCTCATATCTGATATAAGAGAGGCAGTCCTTCATTCTCCTGCTCTAAAGGTCTTTGTGGTCAACGCCATGACCCAGCCCGGTGAAACGGACGGCTTTACTGCCTATGACCACATAAGGGCCTTTAGAGAATACACAGGCATTGAGAAGGTAGATGTGGCCTTGGTAAACACCAAGATGCCTTCTGACCAGGTGCTGAGAAGATACATGGCACAGAGGCAGGAGCCTGTTATTCCAGACATAGCGAGGATAGCAAGGGAGGGAATAGAGGTCTATGCGGAAGACCTTATAGGTGAGAAGGAGGACTTTGTCAGGCATGACCCCAAAAGGCTTGCCGACCTAATAGTGGAAGTATACAGAAAGCATGGCGTATTTTCTTAG
- a CDS encoding FAD-binding protein, which produces MAYFLSFDTSKLPPETASVVVCGSGIGGLTTAIVLKELGVEPLILTRGIGNTYYSQGGIACAVHPQDSPYLHMLDTQRAGRGLCREDTLRVLVDEGIQRLADLRRWGVTFDEDTTIEGGHSFPRVYKVKDYTGKAIYDALLKKVRDMGIRVIMGELQEVLGEDKVEGILYYEGNLKLIKTSALVLATGGAASMFLHTSNPVKVRGDAMGIALRKGLTLLNAEFVQFHPTVVRNTNILISEAVRGEGAVLVDQKGERFVDELQPRDVVARAIYRKLREGDEVFLDMRPLKERGMNLSQRFPTIYSMLKERGYDPDIQPIPITPAAHYFIGGIEVDSYGRTTFPGLYAVGECACTGVHGANRLASNSLLEGVVFGYRTAYRVFHDLEFLKPSYADFTSQKEGRQKPPYNFEELRRLIWESCGLEREEGSLREAIEKLRTWLEGWKNWERSVENRQLLDISLVALATLNSALWREESRGVHYRRDFPGEREEFRRDSFYRLDVEL; this is translated from the coding sequence ATGGCGTATTTTCTTAGCTTTGATACCTCAAAGCTTCCCCCTGAGACTGCCTCTGTGGTGGTATGCGGGAGTGGCATAGGAGGGCTCACAACCGCCATAGTGCTCAAAGAGCTTGGCGTTGAGCCCCTGATTCTCACAAGGGGCATAGGAAACACTTACTACTCTCAGGGGGGCATAGCATGTGCCGTGCACCCGCAGGACAGCCCATACCTTCACATGCTTGATACCCAGAGGGCGGGCAGAGGCCTTTGCAGGGAGGATACGCTCAGGGTTCTCGTAGATGAGGGTATTCAAAGGCTTGCAGACCTCAGAAGATGGGGTGTTACCTTTGACGAGGATACCACCATAGAGGGTGGACACTCCTTCCCGAGGGTCTACAAAGTTAAAGACTATACAGGAAAGGCCATATACGATGCTCTCCTGAAGAAGGTCAGGGATATGGGCATAAGGGTTATCATGGGTGAGCTTCAAGAGGTTCTGGGTGAGGATAAGGTGGAGGGGATTCTTTACTATGAGGGGAATTTAAAGCTCATAAAGACATCCGCCCTAGTTCTGGCAACAGGCGGTGCAGCCAGCATGTTTCTGCATACTTCAAACCCCGTGAAAGTAAGGGGTGATGCAATGGGGATTGCCCTTAGGAAAGGGTTAACACTCCTGAACGCCGAGTTTGTTCAGTTCCATCCTACTGTAGTAAGGAACACAAACATACTCATATCTGAGGCGGTAAGGGGTGAGGGTGCTGTGCTTGTGGACCAGAAGGGAGAAAGGTTCGTTGATGAACTCCAGCCCAGAGACGTGGTGGCGAGGGCAATATACAGGAAGCTCAGAGAGGGGGATGAGGTGTTCCTTGATATGAGACCATTGAAGGAAAGGGGCATGAACCTGTCCCAGAGGTTTCCTACCATATATTCAATGCTGAAAGAGAGGGGCTATGACCCGGACATCCAGCCCATACCCATAACGCCGGCTGCTCACTACTTTATAGGTGGTATAGAAGTGGACTCTTATGGAAGAACCACTTTCCCCGGACTTTACGCGGTGGGTGAATGTGCCTGCACCGGTGTTCATGGAGCTAACAGGCTTGCTTCTAACTCTCTTCTTGAGGGTGTGGTCTTCGGATACAGAACCGCCTACAGAGTATTCCACGACCTTGAATTTCTAAAACCCTCTTATGCAGATTTCACCTCTCAGAAGGAAGGGAGGCAGAAACCCCCATACAACTTTGAAGAGCTCAGAAGGCTCATTTGGGAGAGCTGTGGTCTTGAGAGAGAGGAGGGAAGCCTCAGGGAGGCAATAGAAAAACTCAGAACATGGCTGGAGGGCTGGAAAAACTGGGAAAGGAGCGTGGAAAACAGACAGCTCCTTGACATAAGCCTTGT
- a CDS encoding beta-ketoacyl-ACP synthase III, translating to MGLTIKGMGDYTPQEVLTNFDLEKLVDTSDDWITTRTGIKERRIAKSETLTEMAYRASLQALEEAGVNPEELDVIILATLTPDLGFPASACLLQARLGASRAYAFDISAACSGFLYGLEIANSMISSGKAKHILLVGAEKLSQIVDWTDRSTCVLFGDGAGAVLLSSEGDGELLSSVMRSDGNYWEILYAERCGYIKMKGKELFKLAVRSMAEVCEEVLQRAGVSIEEVSLLVPHQANIRIVQALAERLGVPTEKVYSNIHKYGNTSAASIPIALREAYREGRLKKGDLVLLTAMGGGLTWGASLLRF from the coding sequence ATGGGATTGACTATAAAGGGTATGGGCGACTATACGCCTCAGGAAGTGCTGACCAACTTTGACCTTGAAAAGCTTGTGGACACCTCCGACGACTGGATAACCACAAGGACTGGCATAAAAGAAAGGAGAATAGCAAAGTCCGAGACCCTGACTGAAATGGCTTACAGGGCAAGCCTTCAGGCACTTGAAGAAGCCGGTGTAAATCCAGAGGAGCTTGATGTAATAATTCTTGCAACCCTCACGCCTGACCTTGGCTTTCCCGCCAGCGCCTGTCTCCTGCAGGCAAGGCTCGGAGCTAGCAGGGCTTACGCCTTTGATATATCTGCAGCCTGCAGTGGCTTTCTCTACGGTCTTGAGATAGCAAACTCTATGATTTCATCCGGAAAGGCAAAGCACATACTCCTTGTGGGTGCAGAAAAGCTCTCTCAGATAGTGGACTGGACGGACAGGTCTACCTGTGTTCTCTTTGGCGATGGTGCAGGTGCAGTGCTTCTGAGTTCTGAAGGTGATGGTGAGCTTCTCTCTTCTGTGATGCGTTCCGACGGAAATTACTGGGAAATCCTTTATGCGGAGAGGTGTGGCTACATTAAGATGAAGGGAAAGGAGCTCTTTAAGCTGGCGGTGCGTTCCATGGCGGAGGTATGTGAAGAGGTCCTCCAGAGGGCTGGGGTTTCCATAGAAGAGGTGAGCCTTCTTGTGCCACATCAGGCAAACATAAGAATCGTGCAGGCTCTTGCCGAAAGACTGGGAGTGCCCACAGAGAAGGTATACTCCAATATACATAAATACGGAAACACAAGCGCCGCCTCCATTCCCATAGCTCTGCGTGAGGCATACAGAGAAGGAAGATTGAAGAAGGGCGACCTTGTTCTCCTGACTGCCATGGGCGGAGGGCTCACATGGGGAGCAAGCCTTCTGAGGTTCTGA
- the rpmF gene encoding 50S ribosomal protein L32 produces MAVPKRKTSKWRRDQRRAQNFFSKLKSGSLANCPNCGELMMPHRACPYCGYYKGREVLKTS; encoded by the coding sequence ATGGCGGTTCCAAAGAGAAAGACTTCAAAATGGAGAAGAGACCAGAGAAGGGCCCAGAATTTCTTCTCTAAGTTGAAGAGTGGGTCGCTCGCAAACTGCCCCAACTGCGGTGAGCTAATGATGCCCCACAGAGCATGCCCTTACTGCGGATACTACAAGGGTAGAGAAGTTCTCAAGACTTCATGA